In a genomic window of Streptomyces pristinaespiralis:
- a CDS encoding DUF4235 domain-containing protein, with protein MKLSKILYKPVGLAIGATSGAVAGAVFGQVWKKLGHDEDAPDATDEDRSWREVLLAATLQGAIFALVKAAVDRSGAVATKRLTGTWPG; from the coding sequence ATGAAGCTCTCGAAGATCCTCTACAAACCCGTCGGTCTGGCGATCGGTGCCACGAGCGGCGCCGTGGCGGGGGCGGTGTTCGGCCAGGTGTGGAAGAAGCTGGGCCACGACGAGGACGCGCCGGACGCCACCGACGAGGACCGCAGCTGGCGGGAGGTGCTGCTCGCCGCGACCCTGCAAGGCGCGATCTTCGCTCTCGTCAAGGCTGCCGTCGACCGCAGCGGCGCCGTCGCCACGAAACGCCTCACCGGTACCTGGCCCGGCTGA
- a CDS encoding DUF3618 domain-containing protein, which translates to MNTSPQGSSRDPGSLSTDELRTQIQHTRDELGETVEALAAKADVKSRAKETAAGLKDQVSLKATHAKEQVTATAAAMGDTIRDKAPHPHRQHQAAHAAHGSNTKLLAGAGAGVAAALVLLMVVRHRRCR; encoded by the coding sequence ATGAACACTTCCCCGCAAGGCAGCAGCAGGGATCCGGGGAGCCTCTCGACCGATGAACTGCGCACGCAGATCCAGCACACCCGGGACGAACTCGGGGAGACGGTGGAGGCGCTCGCGGCCAAGGCCGACGTCAAGAGCCGGGCCAAGGAGACCGCAGCGGGTCTGAAGGACCAGGTGAGCCTCAAGGCCACCCACGCCAAGGAGCAGGTCACCGCCACGGCGGCCGCGATGGGTGACACCATCCGCGACAAGGCCCCTCACCCGCACCGGCAGCATCAGGCCGCCCACGCGGCACACGGCAGCAACACGAAGCTGCTCGCCGGAGCGGGAGCGGGAGTCGCCGCGGCCCTGGTCCTTCTGATGGTGGTCAGGCACAGGAGGTGTCGATGA